The proteins below come from a single Acidobacteriota bacterium genomic window:
- a CDS encoding DUF4173 domain-containing protein has product MGEKTVLALRVFAGAAVMGVLGDLLLRQFPWGLNVFLWLAFLVATVAIIVRLQPSSGTRVNRWMLAPVIAFGACFAWRASVPLQLMDILAILVALALASPLLGRVRVPLASLFHYFAAAVAAGAYTALGLFALVFGDIEWKEISRENRGRPVLAVGRGVALAVPPLLVFGVLLMSADVVFDNLVRSTFHINLPRLFVHAFVIFFCGWIVAGWLRSLLISNAVPQQPSELPRLFSLGITEVGIVLGLLDLLFLAFVAVQVRYLFGGASLVGITPGLSYAEYARHGFFELVAVAALVLPLLLAAHWLLRQENPQHARLFRGLAGVQIVLLFVIMASALERMRLYTDQFGLTEQRLYATAFMAWLAVVFVWFAFTVLRGRRERFAFGAMLAGFALIGVLHVVSPDALIARINVERALEGRRFDAGYVVGLSADAVPALAAHLSELKPQESRTIATRILKQWPAGERGDWRSWSWGRARAAEAVESYRAALEQMSCTGGQRRHA; this is encoded by the coding sequence ATGGGCGAAAAGACTGTTTTGGCCTTGCGTGTATTCGCCGGGGCGGCAGTGATGGGAGTTCTCGGCGACCTTTTACTGCGGCAGTTCCCCTGGGGTCTGAACGTCTTCCTGTGGCTGGCTTTTCTGGTGGCGACGGTCGCAATCATTGTCCGGCTTCAGCCTTCCTCCGGTACGCGGGTAAACCGCTGGATGCTGGCGCCCGTTATCGCTTTCGGGGCTTGTTTTGCCTGGCGGGCCTCCGTTCCCCTGCAGCTGATGGATATCCTGGCGATTCTGGTGGCGCTAGCGCTGGCTTCTCCCCTGCTGGGTCGCGTGCGGGTGCCGCTGGCCAGCCTTTTCCATTATTTTGCAGCGGCGGTGGCAGCAGGGGCTTATACGGCACTCGGACTTTTCGCACTGGTTTTCGGCGATATCGAGTGGAAAGAAATCTCGCGCGAAAACCGTGGGCGGCCGGTGCTGGCGGTGGGCCGTGGCGTGGCGCTGGCGGTGCCGCCGCTGCTGGTTTTCGGCGTGCTGCTGATGTCGGCTGACGTCGTGTTTGACAACCTGGTGCGTTCAACGTTCCACATTAATCTCCCGCGGTTATTCGTGCACGCTTTTGTGATTTTCTTTTGCGGCTGGATTGTGGCGGGCTGGCTGCGCAGCCTCTTAATATCAAACGCTGTGCCCCAGCAACCGAGTGAACTTCCCCGCCTGTTTTCATTGGGCATCACTGAAGTGGGCATCGTGCTGGGGCTCCTTGATCTGCTGTTCCTGGCCTTCGTCGCCGTACAGGTGCGTTACCTGTTTGGGGGCGCGTCGCTGGTGGGAATCACGCCGGGGCTGAGCTACGCCGAGTATGCGCGCCATGGATTTTTTGAACTGGTTGCCGTGGCGGCGCTGGTTCTGCCACTGCTGCTGGCGGCGCACTGGCTGTTGCGGCAGGAAAATCCGCAGCACGCGCGCCTCTTCCGGGGCCTTGCGGGCGTGCAGATCGTTCTCCTGTTCGTCATCATGGCCTCGGCGCTCGAGCGGATGCGGCTTTACACAGATCAGTTCGGATTGACCGAGCAGCGTCTTTACGCGACCGCCTTCATGGCTTGGCTGGCGGTGGTGTTTGTGTGGTTTGCCTTCACTGTTCTGCGCGGCCGCCGGGAACGTTTTGCCTTCGGCGCCATGCTGGCTGGCTTTGCGCTGATCGGCGTGCTGCACGTTGTGAGCCCCGACGCGCTGATCGCACGGATCAACGTGGAGCGTGCCCTGGAAGGGCGGCGCTTTGATGCGGGCTACGTTGTCGGGTTGAGCGCTGACGCTGTGCCGGCGCTGGCGGCGCATCTCTCGGAACTGAAACCGCAGGAAAGCCGCACAATCGCCACGCGAATCCTGAAGCAATGGCCAGCCGGTGAACGCGGCGACTGGCGGTCGTGGAGTTGGGGCCGCGCACGGGCCGCCGAAGCCGTCGAAAGCTATCGTGCCGCGCTGGAACAGATGTCCTGTACGGGCGGGCAAAGACGGCATGCGTAG
- the uppS gene encoding di-trans,poly-cis-decaprenylcistransferase, whose protein sequence is MDGSGRWARERGLERPEGHRAGVEAVRRVIATAPDLGVSTLTLHSFSSGNWQRPPEEVARLFGIFEDFLFTEPTLWIASGVRLSVIGRRDRLPGTLLQTIEYAESATSGCRRFHLRLAIDYSARHAILDAAHCLNSAKSQESSPEDERAQFEQLLAGSEGEAVPEVDLLIRTGGEQRLSDFMLWECAYAELYFTSVLWPDFAGEDLRCALKEFHSRDRRFGAVPATV, encoded by the coding sequence ATGGATGGCAGCGGACGCTGGGCGCGCGAGCGCGGCCTGGAGCGGCCGGAGGGCCATCGCGCGGGCGTCGAGGCCGTGCGGAGGGTGATTGCCACGGCGCCCGATCTGGGTGTCAGCACGCTCACGCTCCATTCCTTCAGCTCGGGCAACTGGCAGCGCCCGCCCGAAGAAGTGGCGCGCCTGTTCGGAATTTTTGAAGACTTCCTCTTCACGGAGCCCACGCTCTGGATCGCGAGCGGCGTCCGCCTCTCCGTCATCGGCCGGCGCGACCGCCTGCCCGGCACGCTGCTCCAGACCATCGAATACGCCGAAAGCGCAACCTCAGGCTGCCGGCGCTTCCACCTGCGCCTGGCCATTGATTACTCCGCGCGTCACGCCATCCTCGACGCCGCACATTGTTTGAATTCGGCGAAATCGCAGGAATCGAGTCCGGAAGATGAGAGGGCGCAATTCGAACAGCTCCTGGCCGGGAGCGAAGGCGAAGCTGTCCCGGAAGTCGATCTGCTGATTCGTACCGGCGGCGAACAGCGCCTGAGCGATTTTATGCTGTGGGAATGCGCCTACGCCGAGCTTTATTTCACCTCCGTCCTCTGGCCCGATTTTGCCGGCGAAGACCTCCGCTGCGCCCTCAAGGAATTCCATTCGCGCGACCGCCGCTTCGGCGCCGTCCCCGCTACGGTGTAA
- a CDS encoding transcriptional regulator has protein sequence MVGKSNAWVRDRGAEAVAAPEERNVRAEKVSRASRLDRLIHERIRLGIVSALAVNTSLSHNELKQLLKTTDGNLSVHARKLEDAEYIECAKSFDGRLPRTVYRLTASGRKALENYLDHMEALIRATRAH, from the coding sequence ATGGTGGGTAAGTCCAACGCATGGGTACGCGACCGGGGCGCAGAAGCCGTCGCCGCTCCCGAGGAACGGAATGTTCGAGCAGAGAAAGTTAGCCGCGCCTCGCGGCTTGACCGCCTGATTCATGAGCGCATTCGCCTGGGCATTGTGAGCGCGCTGGCGGTAAACACTTCCCTGAGCCACAACGAGCTCAAGCAGCTTCTCAAGACCACTGACGGCAACCTGAGCGTCCACGCGCGCAAGCTGGAAGACGCGGAATACATCGAATGCGCCAAGTCGTTCGACGGGCGGCTGCCCCGCACGGTCTACCGCCTGACGGCGTCGGGCCGCAAGGCGCTCGAGAATTACCTCGACCACATGGAAGCGTTGATCCGGGCCACGCGCGCGCATTAA
- a CDS encoding cupin domain-containing protein has product MNIKDWEKKLNAEGFGRTYVWQDGSGAHYPDHTHAMTTAHVILEGEMTLTSEGETRTYRAGDRCDVPANTVHSARMGPQGCRYLIGEQ; this is encoded by the coding sequence ATGAATATTAAGGATTGGGAGAAGAAGCTGAACGCGGAAGGCTTCGGCAGGACCTACGTCTGGCAGGATGGCTCGGGAGCACATTATCCCGACCACACTCACGCGATGACCACGGCGCACGTGATCCTCGAAGGCGAAATGACGCTGACTTCCGAAGGCGAGACGCGCACTTACAGGGCCGGTGACCGTTGCGATGTTCCCGCCAATACGGTGCATTCCGCCCGCATGGGACCGCAGGGTTGCCGATATCTGATAGGCGAGCAGTAG
- the kdsB gene encoding 3-deoxy-manno-octulosonate cytidylyltransferase, giving the protein MNRVIGVIPVRLESTRLPRKALRLICGHSMIEWVYRRARGWHGFARLVVATDSEEVVTHCGGLGIPATLTSSAHRSGSDRVIEVMTREPAELYVNIQGDEPMVTARHIELLMAPFQSQKGTAVSTLKVAITREEVANPNDVKVVTDCNGRALYFSRSPIPYDRAGAGGVQYYKHLGLYAYTREALAAFSMLAPSELESAEALEQLRFLENGIQIDVVETADDTVGVDTEDDLRKVEECFQRENITLPGP; this is encoded by the coding sequence ATGAACAGAGTGATCGGCGTCATTCCGGTGCGGCTGGAATCAACGCGTCTGCCTCGCAAGGCGCTGCGGCTGATTTGTGGACACTCCATGATCGAGTGGGTGTACCGCCGCGCTCGGGGGTGGCACGGCTTCGCGCGACTCGTGGTGGCGACCGATTCTGAAGAGGTAGTGACGCATTGCGGTGGGCTCGGCATCCCGGCCACGCTGACGTCATCCGCGCACCGCTCGGGTTCAGACCGCGTGATCGAGGTGATGACCCGCGAGCCCGCGGAACTGTATGTCAACATCCAGGGCGATGAACCCATGGTGACCGCGCGGCACATCGAACTGCTGATGGCGCCTTTCCAATCGCAGAAGGGCACGGCGGTTTCAACACTGAAGGTGGCGATCACTCGTGAAGAGGTCGCGAATCCTAACGACGTGAAAGTTGTGACCGATTGCAACGGCCGCGCGCTTTATTTTTCGCGGTCGCCGATTCCCTATGACCGCGCAGGCGCTGGCGGCGTGCAATACTACAAGCACCTGGGACTTTATGCCTACACGCGGGAGGCGCTCGCGGCCTTCAGCATGTTGGCGCCCTCTGAACTGGAATCAGCGGAGGCGCTCGAGCAGCTTCGGTTTCTCGAGAACGGAATCCAAATTGATGTGGTTGAGACCGCGGACGATACGGTGGGAGTGGATACGGAAGACGATCTGCGCAAAGTGGAAGAATGCTTCCAGCGAGAGAACATCACCCTGCCTGGCCCGTGA
- a CDS encoding hydrogenase expression/formation protein: protein MPRSELLPVGKLPPRLLEKLLKLCAAPASSGIVLGPRYGEDAAVIETSGKYLVAKTDPITFTAGRIGWYAVNINANDLAAMGARPRWYLATFLFPEGHTTDALVEKVFDETLKACRSLGITLCGGHTEITVGLDRPIVVGQMLGEVEPGKLVRKERQRPGDLVVLTKGVAIEGATILAREKAHELRGRIAAKHLKKARQLLSKPGISVVRDAQVALEYGEVHAMHDPTEGGLLTGLVELARAGRVGMRVWKEKIPVLYETRLLARALGFDPLALLASGALLIVAEPRSAGRIVHALRRRRIVAQIIGEVRRPKDGITMVENGRARPIRLPERDEIARLLE, encoded by the coding sequence ATGCCGCGATCAGAACTGCTTCCCGTGGGAAAACTTCCGCCGCGCCTGCTCGAAAAGCTGCTGAAATTATGCGCCGCTCCTGCATCTTCCGGAATAGTTCTCGGGCCGCGTTACGGCGAGGACGCAGCGGTGATCGAGACCAGCGGAAAGTATCTCGTTGCCAAGACCGATCCTATCACTTTCACCGCCGGCCGCATTGGCTGGTACGCCGTCAACATCAACGCCAACGATCTTGCTGCCATGGGCGCGCGCCCGCGCTGGTACCTCGCCACGTTTCTGTTTCCGGAAGGCCACACGACCGATGCGCTGGTCGAGAAAGTCTTTGATGAAACGCTTAAGGCCTGCCGGTCGCTTGGCATCACACTCTGCGGCGGCCACACTGAGATCACCGTCGGTCTCGATCGCCCGATTGTTGTGGGCCAGATGCTGGGTGAAGTCGAGCCCGGCAAGCTGGTCCGCAAGGAACGGCAACGGCCAGGCGACCTGGTGGTCCTGACCAAAGGCGTGGCGATTGAAGGCGCCACCATTCTGGCCCGCGAGAAAGCGCATGAATTGAGGGGAAGGATCGCGGCAAAACACCTCAAGAAGGCGCGGCAATTACTCTCAAAGCCTGGCATCAGCGTGGTACGTGACGCGCAGGTGGCGCTGGAATACGGCGAGGTCCACGCCATGCACGATCCCACGGAAGGCGGCTTGCTGACCGGACTTGTTGAGCTGGCGCGCGCTGGCCGCGTGGGCATGCGAGTGTGGAAGGAAAAGATTCCTGTGCTTTATGAAACACGATTGCTGGCGCGGGCGCTCGGGTTTGACCCGCTCGCTCTGCTGGCTTCCGGGGCTTTGCTGATTGTCGCAGAACCCCGCAGCGCGGGCCGCATCGTTCACGCGCTTCGGCGACGCCGGATCGTTGCGCAAATCATCGGCGAGGTCCGCAGACCGAAAGACGGTATTACCATGGTGGAAAATGGTCGCGCCCGGCCTATCCGGCTCCCCGAGCGAGATGAGATTGCTCGCCTGCTGGAGTGA
- a CDS encoding Zn-dependent exopeptidase M28: protein MRETICRYFSVPLFATLLCCCAPAYAQTVLLKFSQLPPSEIQQDLRSFTDSDAARESQLRKMFEQAGCADADLKEEPVQRKDPPNIICTLRGSSDSVIIVGAHTDHAGAGQGVVDDWSGAALLPAILKSLHKLPRRHTFLFIGFADEEKGMWGSHYYVQHLSHEQLRGIRAMVNLECLGLTPTKVWSDRADRHLLSDLILIARNSQVDLQGVDVDGVGDDDTHPFLSKHVPVITIHSVTQKTWPILHSPNDKLSAINFND from the coding sequence ATGCGCGAAACAATTTGCCGCTACTTTTCTGTTCCACTGTTTGCCACCCTGCTTTGTTGTTGCGCGCCAGCCTACGCGCAAACCGTTTTGTTAAAGTTCTCCCAATTACCGCCCAGTGAGATTCAGCAAGATTTGCGCTCGTTCACTGACAGTGACGCAGCGCGGGAATCACAACTTCGGAAAATGTTTGAGCAAGCCGGTTGTGCCGATGCCGATCTGAAAGAAGAACCGGTCCAGCGGAAGGATCCTCCCAACATCATTTGCACGCTGCGAGGCAGCAGCGATTCCGTGATCATCGTCGGGGCTCATACGGACCATGCCGGAGCAGGGCAGGGCGTGGTGGATGATTGGAGCGGCGCAGCATTGCTACCGGCGATTCTCAAGAGCCTCCACAAGTTGCCCCGCCGCCACACCTTCCTGTTTATAGGTTTCGCAGACGAGGAGAAGGGAATGTGGGGCTCGCACTACTACGTCCAACACCTGAGCCATGAACAACTGCGCGGTATCCGCGCAATGGTCAATCTGGAATGCCTGGGGCTGACGCCGACCAAAGTCTGGTCTGACCGGGCAGATCGACATCTCCTGAGCGATCTCATTCTAATTGCGCGTAATTCTCAGGTTGATTTGCAGGGCGTGGATGTGGACGGCGTCGGGGACGATGATACGCACCCATTCCTATCGAAGCACGTGCCGGTCATCACGATCCACTCCGTCACTCAGAAAACTTGGCCCATCCTCCACAGCCCGAATGACAAACTCTCTGCCATCAATTTCAACGACTAG
- the dnaA gene encoding chromosomal replication initiator protein DnaA, translating to MNAWQEVLNYLKTKVNTQSYQTWLKPTRFSHSEADTLVVRVPNQEFLEWIQDHYSAIIQEALEKLRLGFSGIRYEMELIPEKKSSGNGEAKPKQGKLDFESVDHQLNARYTFDTFVVGSCNQFAHAAARAVAETPAKAYNPLFLYGGVGLGKTHLMQAVGHTVKQRQREMRLAYVSSEAFTNDVINSLRYDRMVSFRDKYRNVDVLLMDDIQFIAGKERTQEEFFHTFNTLYEAQKQVVISSDQPPKDIAGLEERLRSRFAWGLTADLQPPDTETKRAILAKKSEEQGVKLPEVVGDFIATRIKTSIRDLEGALTRLIAYSSLTGAEISLPMAQQVLKNIIDLDQRRVSIEHIQRLVCQEYRLTITQLKARDNSHAVAFPRQVAMYLAKELTPASLPQIGREFGGKHHTTVLHSIQKIEQLRKTDKDLNKVLNKLRDTLS from the coding sequence ATGAATGCCTGGCAAGAAGTTCTGAATTACCTGAAGACGAAGGTAAACACCCAAAGCTACCAGACTTGGCTCAAACCCACCCGGTTCAGCCATTCAGAGGCGGATACTCTGGTGGTGCGCGTTCCCAACCAGGAATTCCTGGAGTGGATTCAGGACCATTACAGCGCCATCATCCAGGAGGCGCTCGAGAAGCTCCGATTGGGATTCAGTGGGATCCGGTATGAGATGGAGTTGATACCGGAAAAGAAATCTTCTGGAAACGGGGAAGCAAAACCCAAGCAGGGCAAGCTTGATTTTGAGTCGGTAGATCATCAGTTGAACGCCCGGTACACGTTCGATACCTTTGTGGTTGGTTCGTGCAACCAGTTCGCCCATGCTGCGGCCCGGGCTGTGGCGGAAACTCCAGCCAAGGCATACAACCCGCTTTTCCTGTACGGCGGCGTGGGACTTGGCAAGACCCACCTGATGCAGGCCGTTGGCCACACGGTTAAGCAGCGCCAGCGGGAGATGCGCCTGGCTTACGTTTCCTCGGAGGCTTTCACGAACGATGTCATCAACTCCCTGCGCTATGACCGGATGGTTTCATTCCGCGACAAGTACAGAAACGTTGATGTCCTGTTGATGGACGATATCCAGTTTATTGCCGGGAAGGAACGCACGCAGGAAGAGTTTTTTCACACCTTCAACACGCTTTACGAGGCACAGAAGCAGGTGGTGATCTCAAGCGACCAGCCCCCGAAGGATATTGCCGGGCTCGAAGAACGGCTGCGCTCGCGCTTTGCCTGGGGTTTGACGGCAGACCTGCAGCCTCCCGACACAGAGACCAAGCGCGCGATTCTGGCCAAGAAGAGCGAGGAGCAGGGGGTCAAGCTGCCGGAGGTTGTCGGGGATTTCATCGCCACCCGAATAAAGACCAGTATCCGGGACCTGGAAGGCGCCTTGACGCGCTTGATTGCGTATTCCTCGCTGACGGGCGCCGAAATCTCTCTGCCCATGGCTCAGCAGGTGTTGAAGAATATTATCGATCTTGACCAGCGGCGCGTCTCGATTGAACACATCCAGCGCCTGGTATGCCAAGAGTATCGGCTCACAATAACGCAATTGAAGGCCAGAGACAACAGCCACGCGGTGGCTTTTCCCCGGCAGGTGGCGATGTACCTTGCAAAAGAATTGACGCCCGCCTCCCTGCCTCAAATCGGCCGGGAGTTTGGCGGAAAACATCACACGACCGTGCTGCATTCGATCCAGAAGATTGAGCAGTTGAGGAAAACTGACAAGGATTTGAACAAAGTTCTCAACAAGCTTCGAGACACATTAAGTTAG
- a CDS encoding DNA polymerase III subunit beta → MELSVEKNLLLRELNLTQGVVERKTTIPILSNLLLEANDSSLRISATDLELGICCGCPAKIKKAGSGTIPAKRLFEIVRSLPEKEVKLKLLENHWMQVTCERASFKLVGMAKDNYPTLPSLPDSLVSLPVGVLSTMIKRTIFSISGEESRYTLNGALLILKPDNVAMVATDGHRLALIERDLEVAGLKNELRILIPKKAMAELQRLLAEAEEDSKVGLSKDDSHLYFSMGHRVLISRMLTGQFPNYEAVLPRENKLVIELDKDVLSTAIRRVALLADQRSRAVRFKLSDGQMEISSSSGEFGEAREELEVEYKGEPMQVGFNYEYLLDFLNVVDEGSKVRLELKDEQSAGQMRSGEEKLFRYRYVVMPMRV, encoded by the coding sequence ATGGAACTCTCAGTAGAAAAGAACCTCCTCCTCAGGGAATTGAATCTCACTCAGGGAGTTGTCGAGAGAAAAACCACAATTCCAATTCTCTCAAACCTTCTTCTGGAAGCGAATGATTCTTCCCTTCGGATCAGCGCCACGGACCTGGAGCTCGGTATCTGCTGTGGATGCCCGGCGAAGATCAAGAAAGCAGGGTCTGGAACGATTCCAGCGAAGCGGCTGTTTGAAATTGTGCGGTCGCTGCCTGAAAAGGAAGTCAAGCTCAAGCTTCTTGAAAACCACTGGATGCAGGTAACGTGCGAGCGCGCTTCATTCAAACTGGTAGGAATGGCGAAGGATAATTATCCGACTCTGCCTTCACTTCCGGATTCTCTGGTTTCCCTGCCGGTCGGCGTGCTTTCCACGATGATCAAAAGGACAATCTTTTCGATTTCAGGCGAAGAGTCACGCTATACGCTGAATGGCGCGCTGCTGATCCTTAAGCCTGACAATGTGGCGATGGTGGCGACCGACGGGCATCGGCTGGCGCTGATTGAGCGCGACCTGGAAGTGGCCGGGCTCAAGAACGAACTGCGAATTCTGATTCCCAAAAAGGCGATGGCGGAGCTGCAAAGGTTGCTGGCCGAAGCCGAAGAGGATTCAAAAGTCGGATTGTCAAAGGACGATAGCCACCTCTATTTTTCAATGGGACATCGCGTTTTGATTTCCCGGATGCTGACTGGACAGTTTCCCAATTACGAGGCGGTGCTGCCGCGCGAAAATAAGCTGGTGATTGAACTCGACAAGGATGTGCTTTCCACAGCCATCCGCCGCGTTGCCCTTCTGGCTGACCAGCGGTCAAGAGCCGTCCGGTTCAAGCTCTCTGATGGACAGATGGAAATCTCTTCTTCCAGTGGTGAATTTGGCGAAGCCCGCGAGGAGCTGGAGGTCGAGTACAAGGGCGAGCCAATGCAGGTTGGTTTTAACTATGAGTATCTGCTGGATTTCCTGAATGTTGTTGACGAGGGAAGTAAAGTCCGGCTGGAATTGAAAGACGAGCAGAGCGCGGGGCAAATGCGCTCGGGAGAAGAAAAGTTATTTCGATACCGCTACGTCGTGATGCCAATGAGAGTGTAA
- the gyrB gene encoding DNA topoisomerase (ATP-hydrolyzing) subunit B, which translates to MKAKDVLEQETNTYDAGSIKVLRDLDAVRKRPAMYIGSTGPTGLHHLVWEVVDNAVDEALAGACDRVEVTVHSDNSVTVVDNGRGIPVGMHKEEGKSAAEVVMTVLHAGGKFDTKSYKVSGGLHGVGVSVVNALSEWLELEIWRDGYTWEQSYAFGKPSNSLKQAGKTTRRGTKITFLPDATIFTSIEFNHDTLAQRLRELSFLNKGLTIVLKDERLNKETEFRYSGGIAEFVKHLNKNKETLHPVPIFAEADKDDMHVEFALQYNDGYAENVFTFANNINTVDGGTHLSGFRSGLTRAINQFGQNQNLFKDVKDNLSGEDVREGLVAVISVQLPQPQFEGQTKGKLNSDIQSAVGSFVYEKLMETFEKNPAVGRKICAKAIDAARAREAARKARELTRRKGALDSGGLPGKLADCQEKDPERCEIFVVEGDSAGGSAKMGRDRRYQAILPLRGKILNVEKARFDKMLGHEEIRALITALGTGIGKDDFDITKLRYSKVIIMTDADIDGSHIRTLLLTFFYRQMPELVERGHVYIAQPPLYLIKKGKSVKYIHDEKEFRREVLRRATEDHAVDAGEGDNKVRLQGGELTNFLMALGEYLELFDKLEKKMADPRPVDALLRVEFGKKAEFENQEKLKQVAKDLKAEGFKTEIKLDEEHNLYTLIFSSENLSERVINWELVSSADYKRLLDLHRRVHAYDKPPFLVSANGSQLTIEDRKELLEHIMTLGKKAFTVQRFKGLGEMNPDQLWETTMDAEQRTMLQVKIEDRTEAENIFTILMGDAVVPRREFIEQNALDVKNLDI; encoded by the coding sequence ATTAAGGCTAAAGACGTTCTTGAGCAGGAAACGAACACCTATGATGCAGGAAGCATCAAGGTCCTCCGGGACCTTGACGCAGTTCGGAAGAGGCCGGCGATGTATATCGGATCTACCGGGCCGACCGGCCTGCATCATCTGGTGTGGGAAGTGGTTGACAATGCCGTGGACGAAGCGCTGGCGGGGGCGTGCGACAGAGTTGAAGTCACGGTTCACAGCGATAACTCCGTGACAGTCGTTGACAATGGGCGCGGAATTCCTGTTGGCATGCACAAGGAAGAGGGCAAGTCCGCGGCTGAAGTTGTGATGACGGTCCTGCACGCCGGCGGAAAATTTGACACCAAGAGCTACAAGGTCTCAGGCGGCTTGCACGGCGTCGGAGTTTCCGTGGTGAACGCTCTCTCCGAATGGCTGGAACTGGAGATCTGGCGCGATGGATACACCTGGGAGCAGTCCTACGCGTTTGGCAAACCCAGCAACAGCCTGAAGCAGGCCGGAAAGACAACCCGTCGTGGAACAAAAATAACATTTCTTCCAGACGCTACCATCTTCACATCCATTGAGTTCAACCACGATACACTGGCCCAGCGGCTCCGCGAGCTTTCCTTCCTGAATAAGGGGCTTACGATTGTTTTGAAGGACGAACGCCTCAACAAAGAGACGGAATTCCGTTACAGCGGCGGAATCGCGGAATTCGTTAAGCATCTGAACAAGAACAAGGAAACTCTCCACCCCGTGCCGATCTTCGCGGAGGCCGACAAGGACGACATGCACGTGGAGTTTGCGCTCCAATATAACGATGGCTACGCGGAAAATGTCTTCACCTTCGCCAATAACATCAACACGGTGGACGGCGGCACACATCTTTCGGGATTCCGTTCCGGTCTGACGCGGGCCATCAATCAGTTCGGCCAGAATCAGAATCTGTTCAAGGACGTTAAAGACAACCTCTCGGGCGAAGATGTGCGCGAAGGCCTTGTGGCGGTGATCAGCGTCCAGTTGCCGCAACCGCAGTTTGAAGGGCAGACCAAAGGCAAGCTGAACAGTGACATCCAGAGCGCGGTGGGAAGCTTCGTCTACGAAAAACTGATGGAAACGTTTGAGAAGAACCCTGCCGTGGGCCGGAAGATCTGCGCCAAGGCGATTGATGCCGCGCGCGCTCGCGAGGCGGCCCGAAAGGCCCGCGAGCTCACGCGCCGCAAGGGAGCGCTTGATTCCGGAGGCCTTCCCGGCAAGCTGGCAGACTGCCAGGAAAAAGATCCGGAGAGGTGCGAGATTTTCGTGGTGGAGGGAGATTCGGCGGGCGGCTCGGCCAAGATGGGACGTGACCGCCGTTATCAGGCCATCCTGCCGCTGCGGGGTAAAATCCTGAACGTGGAGAAGGCCAGGTTTGACAAGATGCTTGGACACGAAGAAATTCGCGCCCTGATTACCGCGCTTGGCACCGGCATCGGCAAGGATGATTTTGACATTACCAAGCTGCGTTACTCAAAAGTCATCATTATGACTGACGCAGACATCGACGGCTCGCACATTCGAACCCTTCTGCTCACCTTCTTTTACCGCCAGATGCCGGAACTGGTTGAGCGAGGCCACGTTTATATCGCCCAACCGCCGCTTTACCTGATCAAGAAAGGGAAGAGCGTGAAGTACATCCACGATGAAAAGGAATTCCGGCGCGAGGTGCTGCGGCGCGCCACGGAAGACCACGCTGTCGACGCAGGCGAGGGCGATAATAAGGTGCGCCTGCAGGGTGGGGAGCTGACGAACTTCCTGATGGCGCTGGGCGAGTATCTGGAGCTCTTTGACAAGCTGGAAAAGAAGATGGCGGACCCGCGGCCCGTTGACGCCCTGCTCCGGGTGGAGTTCGGAAAGAAGGCGGAATTCGAAAACCAGGAAAAACTGAAGCAGGTGGCAAAAGACCTGAAGGCGGAAGGGTTCAAGACGGAGATTAAGCTCGACGAAGAACACAATCTTTATACGCTGATTTTTTCCAGTGAGAACCTGAGCGAACGCGTAATCAATTGGGAACTGGTATCGAGCGCCGACTACAAACGGTTGCTCGATCTCCACCGGCGCGTCCACGCCTATGACAAGCCGCCCTTCCTTGTTTCAGCCAACGGAAGCCAGTTGACCATCGAGGACCGCAAGGAGCTGCTGGAACACATCATGACGCTCGGCAAAAAAGCATTTACCGTTCAGCGGTTCAAAGGACTGGGAGAGATGAATCCCGATCAGCTTTGGGAAACCACCATGGACGCCGAGCAGCGCACCATGCTCCAGGTGAAGATCGAAGACCGGACTGAAGCTGAAAATATCTTTACTATCCTGATGGGCGATGCTGTCGTTCCGCGCCGCGAATTCATTGAGCAGAACGCCCTCGATGTGAAAAACCTTGATATCTAA